In uncultured Cohaesibacter sp., a genomic segment contains:
- the rpsJ gene encoding 30S ribosomal protein S10, which produces MNGQNIRIRLKAFDHRILDTSAKEIVSTAKRTGANVRGPVPLPTHIEKFTVNRSPHVNKKSREQFEIRTHKRLLDIIDPTPQTVDALMKLDLAAGVDVEIKL; this is translated from the coding sequence ATGAACGGTCAGAATATTCGAATTCGCCTTAAGGCATTCGACCATCGCATTCTCGATACGTCAGCAAAGGAAATCGTGTCCACGGCGAAGCGCACTGGCGCTAACGTTCGCGGTCCGGTTCCTCTTCCGACCCATATCGAGAAGTTCACTGTCAACCGTTCGCCGCATGTTAACAAGAAAAGCCGTGAGCAGTTCGAGATCCGTACGCACAAGCGTCTCCTCGACATCATCGACCCGACCCCTCAGACGGTTGATGCCCTCATGAAGCTAGATCTTGCGGCCGGTGTGGACGTTGAAATTAAGCTCTAA